A genomic window from Patescibacteria group bacterium includes:
- a CDS encoding DNA cytosine methyltransferase, which yields MYNYGYTGISLFSGAGGLSYGLSKAGFDMRIGIDIDSNAALTLKMNNNIDVIISDIKNVNPTEITKEFNVDIKDIALIAGGPPCQGFSQSNRRSRNLDNPLNNLYLEFFRFVKALNPQVFLLENVAGLKTLHNGKIVKDILKVAKRLGYQVQYDIINAEDFGVPQRRKRIIFIGTKKKASNLLQPEQSNIVSVRDALNDLPILENGNNIDELNYSKNKNLSNYQKLMRNNSQKSVKNNLVSKNRALVLKRYKYIPQGGNWQDIPSTLMSNYKNVKNCHAWIYYRLIYDEPSVVISNYRKNMLIHPEQNRGLSVREAARIQSFPDSYIFFGEFGSQQQQVANAVPPIMAEKIGEKMINYIEEEY from the coding sequence ATGTATAATTATGGATATACTGGAATCAGTTTATTTTCTGGTGCAGGAGGCCTTTCATATGGCCTTTCAAAAGCAGGATTTGATATGAGGATCGGCATTGATATTGATTCAAATGCTGCTTTAACTCTAAAAATGAATAATAATATTGATGTGATAATTTCTGATATAAAAAATGTCAATCCAACCGAAATTACAAAAGAGTTTAATGTTGATATTAAGGATATTGCTCTTATCGCAGGTGGTCCCCCCTGTCAAGGCTTTTCTCAATCTAATAGAAGATCGAGGAATTTAGACAATCCTTTAAACAATCTTTATTTGGAATTCTTCAGATTTGTAAAAGCATTAAACCCTCAAGTTTTTCTCCTAGAGAATGTAGCTGGTCTTAAAACACTACACAATGGAAAGATAGTTAAAGATATTTTAAAGGTCGCGAAAAGACTGGGTTACCAAGTTCAATATGATATTATCAATGCAGAGGATTTTGGAGTTCCGCAAAGAAGAAAGAGAATCATATTTATTGGGACAAAAAAGAAAGCAAGCAATTTATTACAACCTGAACAAAGCAATATTGTATCAGTTAGAGATGCTTTAAACGATCTTCCAATTTTAGAAAATGGAAATAACATCGATGAATTAAATTACTCAAAAAACAAAAATCTATCTAATTATCAGAAACTTATGAGGAATAATAGTCAAAAAAGTGTAAAAAATAATTTAGTTTCAAAAAACAGAGCTTTAGTTTTGAAACGATATAAATATATACCTCAAGGAGGAAATTGGCAAGACATACCATCAACTTTGATGTCTAATTATAAAAATGTTAAAAATTGCCACGCATGGATTTATTATAGATTAATTTATGATGAACCTTCAGTGGTAATTAGCAATTATAGAAAAAATATGCTAATACATCCAGAACAGAATAGAGGATTGTCAGTTAGAGAAGCTGCTAGGATTCAATCATTTCCAGATAGTTATATTTTCTTTGGGGAGTTTGGTTCACAGCAACAGCAAGTGGCCAATGCTGTTCCACCAATTATGGCAGAGAAAATTGGTGAAAAAATGATAAATTACATAGAAGAGGAATATTAA